One window from the genome of Apus apus isolate bApuApu2 chromosome 12, bApuApu2.pri.cur, whole genome shotgun sequence encodes:
- the SYTL4 gene encoding synaptotagmin-like protein 4 isoform X1, with the protein MSEAVDLSFLSDAERDLILQVLQRDEELRKAEEKRIRRLKNELLEIRRKGAKRGSQRYSERTCARCQQSLGRVSPKGNTCRGCNHLVCRDCRSYSPNGSWRCKVCSKEAELKKTTGDWFYDQRVNRFANRLGSDMVRLSLRHRTAASKRETVGQTLLQKAQLREPKISSTAQRQSPPAPREEPSLFLDASEPQDGKSDTESMENMSLDGYRSSPGGVRGRSNSLERATPLKDGKEVAAPAGPAASSLTLPLRSKNTFSDGRDATMGSHGNASVDEHEMIFKKNPRRVVRPADYTKSVIDLRPEDFVGEGSSLGDRSKSVPGLNTELEEEEEDIDNLVEIHRQRVARGSMRSGTSSSTLGSMVSIYSEAGDFGNVAVTGGISFSLSYEQKTQTLFIHVKECRQLAYGDEAKKRSNPYVKTYLLPDKSRQGKRKTTIKRNTINPLYNELLKYEINKSLLLARMLQFSVWHHDRFGRNTFLGEVEVPLDAWNFKSHLEEFLPLHGKIGADASGLPQYKGELVVSMKYIPSSKHPGAGNGRKGKAGEGGELQVWIKEAKNLTAAKPGGTSDSFVKGYLLPHKNKASKRKTPVVKKTLNPHYNHTFVYNGINPEDLQHICLELTVWDREPLSSNDFLGGVRLGVGNGMSNGQAVDWMDSMGEELNLWQKMRQYPGSWAEGTLQLRSTMAKLSP; encoded by the exons ATGTCGGAGGCCGTGGACCTGTCCTTCCTGTCGGACGCCGAGAGGGATCTGATCCTGCAGGTCCTGCAGCGCGACGAGGAGCTCCgcaaagcagaggagaagagaaTCAG GCGCCTGAAGAACGAGCTGCTGGAGATCCGGCGCAAGGGAGCCAAGCGGGGCAGCCAGCGCTACAGCGAGCGGACGTGTGCCCgctgccagcagagcctgggccGCGTCAGCCCCAAGGGCAACACCTGCCGGGGCTGCAACCACTTGGTGTGCCGGGACTGCCGCTCATACAGCCCCAACGGCTCCTGGCGCTGCAAAGTCTGCTCCAAGGAGGC tgaACTGAAGAAGACAACAGGTGACTGGTTCTATGACCAGAGGGTGAATCGCTTTGCCAACCGGCTGGGCAGCGACATGGTGCGGCTGTCCCTGCGGCACAGGACAGCAG CCAGCAAAAGAGAGACTGTGGGACAGACCCTCCTCCAGAAAGCCCAGCTTAGAGAGCCCAAAATCTCCTCCACAGCCCAGCGGCagagccccccagcaccccgAGAGGAGCCAAG TTTGTTTCTGGATGCTTCAGAACCTCAGGATGGCAAAAGCGACACAGAGTCTATGGAAAATATGAGCCTGGATGGCTACAGATCTAGTCCTGGTGGTGTGAGGGGCAG GAGTAACTCCTTGGAGAGAGCCACCCCTCTCAAAGATGGAAAGGAGGTTGCTGCACCAGCAGGACCCGCTGCCTCCAGCCTCACCCTCCCTCTCCGCTCCAAAAACACATTCTCTGATGGACGg GATGCCACCATGGGGAGCCACGGCAACGCCTCGGTCGATGAGCATGAAATGATATTCAAGAAGAATCCCCGGCGGGTGGTGAGGCCAGCAG ACTACACCAAGTCGGTGATTGACCTGCGCCCAGAGGACTTTGTGGGGGAAGGCAGTTCCTTGGGGGACAGGAGCAAGTCAGTCCCTGGCCTCAACACAGAGCTG gaggaggaggaggaggacattGATAACCTGGTGGAGATCCACCGGCAGAGGGTGGCCCGGGGCAGCATGCGCAGCGGCACCTCCTCC AGCACTCTGGGGAGCATGGTCAGCATTTACAGTGAGGCCGGTGACTTCGGAAATGTTGCAGTCACTGGGGGAATCTCCTTCTCCCTGAGCTACGAGCAGAAGACACAGACCTTGTTCATTCACGTCAAGGAGTGTCGCCAGCTGGCCTATGGGGACGAGGCCAAGAAGCGCTCCAACCC GTACGTGAAGACCTACCTCCTGCCTGACAAGTCCCGGCAAGGGAAACGCAAGACTACCATCAAACGCAACACCATCAACCCGCTGTACAACGAGCTGCTGAAG TATGAGATTAACAAGTCCCTCCTGCTTGCAAGGATGCTGCAGTTCTCAGTCTGGCACCACGATCGCTTTGGCCGAAACACATTTCTGGGAGAGGTGGAGGTCCCACTGGATGCCTGGAACTTCAAGAGCCATCTGGAGGAGTTTCTGCCCCTGCACGGCAAG ATTGGGGCTGATGCTTCTGGTCTCCCCCAGTACAAGGGAGAGCTGGTTGTCTCCATGAAGTATATCCCATCTTCCAAGCACCCTGGGGCTGGGAATGGCAGGAAAG GCAAAGCAGGGGAAGGTGGTGAGCTCCAGGTCTGGATCAAAGAAGCCAAGAACCTCACAGCTGCCAAACCTGGGGGGACGTCAGACAGCTTTGTTAAGGG CTACCTTCTGCCACACAAAAACAAGGCCTCAAAGAGGAAGACACCTGTGGTGAAGAAGACCTTGAACCCTCATTACAACCACACGTTTGTCTACAATGGCATCAACCCCGAAGACCTGCAGCACATCTGCCTGGAGCTGACGGTCTGGGACAGGGAGCCACTGTCCAGCAATGACTTCCTTGGGGGTGTCCGTCTGGGAGTGGGCAACG GCATGAGCAATGGGCAGGCTGTGGACTGGATGGACTCCATGGGCGAGGAGCTGAACCTGTGGCAGAAGATGCGCCAGTACCCAGGCTCATGGGCAGAGGGGACACTCCAGCTCCGCTCCACCATGGCCAAGCTGAGCCCATAG
- the SYTL4 gene encoding synaptotagmin-like protein 4 isoform X2: MSEAVDLSFLSDAERDLILQVLQRDEELRKAEEKRIRRLKNELLEIRRKGAKRGSQRYSERTCARCQQSLGRVSPKGNTCRGCNHLVCRDCRSYSPNGSWRCKVCSKEAELKKTTGDWFYDQRVNRFANRLGSDMVRLSLRHRTAASKRETVGQTLLQKAQLREPKISSTAQRQSPPAPREEPSLFLDASEPQDGKSDTESMENMSLDGYRSSPGGVRGRSNSLERATPLKDGKEVAAPAGPAASSLTLPLRSKNTFSDGRDATMGSHGNASVDEHEMIFKKNPRRVVRPADYTKSVIDLRPEDFVGEGSSLGDRSKSVPGLNTELEEEEDIDNLVEIHRQRVARGSMRSGTSSSTLGSMVSIYSEAGDFGNVAVTGGISFSLSYEQKTQTLFIHVKECRQLAYGDEAKKRSNPYVKTYLLPDKSRQGKRKTTIKRNTINPLYNELLKYEINKSLLLARMLQFSVWHHDRFGRNTFLGEVEVPLDAWNFKSHLEEFLPLHGKIGADASGLPQYKGELVVSMKYIPSSKHPGAGNGRKGKAGEGGELQVWIKEAKNLTAAKPGGTSDSFVKGYLLPHKNKASKRKTPVVKKTLNPHYNHTFVYNGINPEDLQHICLELTVWDREPLSSNDFLGGVRLGVGNGMSNGQAVDWMDSMGEELNLWQKMRQYPGSWAEGTLQLRSTMAKLSP, encoded by the exons ATGTCGGAGGCCGTGGACCTGTCCTTCCTGTCGGACGCCGAGAGGGATCTGATCCTGCAGGTCCTGCAGCGCGACGAGGAGCTCCgcaaagcagaggagaagagaaTCAG GCGCCTGAAGAACGAGCTGCTGGAGATCCGGCGCAAGGGAGCCAAGCGGGGCAGCCAGCGCTACAGCGAGCGGACGTGTGCCCgctgccagcagagcctgggccGCGTCAGCCCCAAGGGCAACACCTGCCGGGGCTGCAACCACTTGGTGTGCCGGGACTGCCGCTCATACAGCCCCAACGGCTCCTGGCGCTGCAAAGTCTGCTCCAAGGAGGC tgaACTGAAGAAGACAACAGGTGACTGGTTCTATGACCAGAGGGTGAATCGCTTTGCCAACCGGCTGGGCAGCGACATGGTGCGGCTGTCCCTGCGGCACAGGACAGCAG CCAGCAAAAGAGAGACTGTGGGACAGACCCTCCTCCAGAAAGCCCAGCTTAGAGAGCCCAAAATCTCCTCCACAGCCCAGCGGCagagccccccagcaccccgAGAGGAGCCAAG TTTGTTTCTGGATGCTTCAGAACCTCAGGATGGCAAAAGCGACACAGAGTCTATGGAAAATATGAGCCTGGATGGCTACAGATCTAGTCCTGGTGGTGTGAGGGGCAG GAGTAACTCCTTGGAGAGAGCCACCCCTCTCAAAGATGGAAAGGAGGTTGCTGCACCAGCAGGACCCGCTGCCTCCAGCCTCACCCTCCCTCTCCGCTCCAAAAACACATTCTCTGATGGACGg GATGCCACCATGGGGAGCCACGGCAACGCCTCGGTCGATGAGCATGAAATGATATTCAAGAAGAATCCCCGGCGGGTGGTGAGGCCAGCAG ACTACACCAAGTCGGTGATTGACCTGCGCCCAGAGGACTTTGTGGGGGAAGGCAGTTCCTTGGGGGACAGGAGCAAGTCAGTCCCTGGCCTCAACACAGAGCTG gaggaggaggaggacattGATAACCTGGTGGAGATCCACCGGCAGAGGGTGGCCCGGGGCAGCATGCGCAGCGGCACCTCCTCC AGCACTCTGGGGAGCATGGTCAGCATTTACAGTGAGGCCGGTGACTTCGGAAATGTTGCAGTCACTGGGGGAATCTCCTTCTCCCTGAGCTACGAGCAGAAGACACAGACCTTGTTCATTCACGTCAAGGAGTGTCGCCAGCTGGCCTATGGGGACGAGGCCAAGAAGCGCTCCAACCC GTACGTGAAGACCTACCTCCTGCCTGACAAGTCCCGGCAAGGGAAACGCAAGACTACCATCAAACGCAACACCATCAACCCGCTGTACAACGAGCTGCTGAAG TATGAGATTAACAAGTCCCTCCTGCTTGCAAGGATGCTGCAGTTCTCAGTCTGGCACCACGATCGCTTTGGCCGAAACACATTTCTGGGAGAGGTGGAGGTCCCACTGGATGCCTGGAACTTCAAGAGCCATCTGGAGGAGTTTCTGCCCCTGCACGGCAAG ATTGGGGCTGATGCTTCTGGTCTCCCCCAGTACAAGGGAGAGCTGGTTGTCTCCATGAAGTATATCCCATCTTCCAAGCACCCTGGGGCTGGGAATGGCAGGAAAG GCAAAGCAGGGGAAGGTGGTGAGCTCCAGGTCTGGATCAAAGAAGCCAAGAACCTCACAGCTGCCAAACCTGGGGGGACGTCAGACAGCTTTGTTAAGGG CTACCTTCTGCCACACAAAAACAAGGCCTCAAAGAGGAAGACACCTGTGGTGAAGAAGACCTTGAACCCTCATTACAACCACACGTTTGTCTACAATGGCATCAACCCCGAAGACCTGCAGCACATCTGCCTGGAGCTGACGGTCTGGGACAGGGAGCCACTGTCCAGCAATGACTTCCTTGGGGGTGTCCGTCTGGGAGTGGGCAACG GCATGAGCAATGGGCAGGCTGTGGACTGGATGGACTCCATGGGCGAGGAGCTGAACCTGTGGCAGAAGATGCGCCAGTACCCAGGCTCATGGGCAGAGGGGACACTCCAGCTCCGCTCCACCATGGCCAAGCTGAGCCCATAG
- the SYTL4 gene encoding synaptotagmin-like protein 4 isoform X3, giving the protein MSEAVDLSFLSDAERDLILQVLQRDEELRKAEEKRIRRLKNELLEIRRKGAKRGSQRYSERTCARCQQSLGRVSPKGNTCRGCNHLVCRDCRSYSPNGSWRCKVCSKEAELKKTTGDWFYDQRVNRFANRLGSDMVRLSLRHRTAASKRETVGQTLLQKAQLREPKISSTAQRQSPPAPREEPRSNSLERATPLKDGKEVAAPAGPAASSLTLPLRSKNTFSDGRDATMGSHGNASVDEHEMIFKKNPRRVVRPADYTKSVIDLRPEDFVGEGSSLGDRSKSVPGLNTELEEEEEDIDNLVEIHRQRVARGSMRSGTSSSTLGSMVSIYSEAGDFGNVAVTGGISFSLSYEQKTQTLFIHVKECRQLAYGDEAKKRSNPYVKTYLLPDKSRQGKRKTTIKRNTINPLYNELLKYEINKSLLLARMLQFSVWHHDRFGRNTFLGEVEVPLDAWNFKSHLEEFLPLHGKIGADASGLPQYKGELVVSMKYIPSSKHPGAGNGRKGKAGEGGELQVWIKEAKNLTAAKPGGTSDSFVKGYLLPHKNKASKRKTPVVKKTLNPHYNHTFVYNGINPEDLQHICLELTVWDREPLSSNDFLGGVRLGVGNGMSNGQAVDWMDSMGEELNLWQKMRQYPGSWAEGTLQLRSTMAKLSP; this is encoded by the exons ATGTCGGAGGCCGTGGACCTGTCCTTCCTGTCGGACGCCGAGAGGGATCTGATCCTGCAGGTCCTGCAGCGCGACGAGGAGCTCCgcaaagcagaggagaagagaaTCAG GCGCCTGAAGAACGAGCTGCTGGAGATCCGGCGCAAGGGAGCCAAGCGGGGCAGCCAGCGCTACAGCGAGCGGACGTGTGCCCgctgccagcagagcctgggccGCGTCAGCCCCAAGGGCAACACCTGCCGGGGCTGCAACCACTTGGTGTGCCGGGACTGCCGCTCATACAGCCCCAACGGCTCCTGGCGCTGCAAAGTCTGCTCCAAGGAGGC tgaACTGAAGAAGACAACAGGTGACTGGTTCTATGACCAGAGGGTGAATCGCTTTGCCAACCGGCTGGGCAGCGACATGGTGCGGCTGTCCCTGCGGCACAGGACAGCAG CCAGCAAAAGAGAGACTGTGGGACAGACCCTCCTCCAGAAAGCCCAGCTTAGAGAGCCCAAAATCTCCTCCACAGCCCAGCGGCagagccccccagcaccccgAGAGGAGCCAAG GAGTAACTCCTTGGAGAGAGCCACCCCTCTCAAAGATGGAAAGGAGGTTGCTGCACCAGCAGGACCCGCTGCCTCCAGCCTCACCCTCCCTCTCCGCTCCAAAAACACATTCTCTGATGGACGg GATGCCACCATGGGGAGCCACGGCAACGCCTCGGTCGATGAGCATGAAATGATATTCAAGAAGAATCCCCGGCGGGTGGTGAGGCCAGCAG ACTACACCAAGTCGGTGATTGACCTGCGCCCAGAGGACTTTGTGGGGGAAGGCAGTTCCTTGGGGGACAGGAGCAAGTCAGTCCCTGGCCTCAACACAGAGCTG gaggaggaggaggaggacattGATAACCTGGTGGAGATCCACCGGCAGAGGGTGGCCCGGGGCAGCATGCGCAGCGGCACCTCCTCC AGCACTCTGGGGAGCATGGTCAGCATTTACAGTGAGGCCGGTGACTTCGGAAATGTTGCAGTCACTGGGGGAATCTCCTTCTCCCTGAGCTACGAGCAGAAGACACAGACCTTGTTCATTCACGTCAAGGAGTGTCGCCAGCTGGCCTATGGGGACGAGGCCAAGAAGCGCTCCAACCC GTACGTGAAGACCTACCTCCTGCCTGACAAGTCCCGGCAAGGGAAACGCAAGACTACCATCAAACGCAACACCATCAACCCGCTGTACAACGAGCTGCTGAAG TATGAGATTAACAAGTCCCTCCTGCTTGCAAGGATGCTGCAGTTCTCAGTCTGGCACCACGATCGCTTTGGCCGAAACACATTTCTGGGAGAGGTGGAGGTCCCACTGGATGCCTGGAACTTCAAGAGCCATCTGGAGGAGTTTCTGCCCCTGCACGGCAAG ATTGGGGCTGATGCTTCTGGTCTCCCCCAGTACAAGGGAGAGCTGGTTGTCTCCATGAAGTATATCCCATCTTCCAAGCACCCTGGGGCTGGGAATGGCAGGAAAG GCAAAGCAGGGGAAGGTGGTGAGCTCCAGGTCTGGATCAAAGAAGCCAAGAACCTCACAGCTGCCAAACCTGGGGGGACGTCAGACAGCTTTGTTAAGGG CTACCTTCTGCCACACAAAAACAAGGCCTCAAAGAGGAAGACACCTGTGGTGAAGAAGACCTTGAACCCTCATTACAACCACACGTTTGTCTACAATGGCATCAACCCCGAAGACCTGCAGCACATCTGCCTGGAGCTGACGGTCTGGGACAGGGAGCCACTGTCCAGCAATGACTTCCTTGGGGGTGTCCGTCTGGGAGTGGGCAACG GCATGAGCAATGGGCAGGCTGTGGACTGGATGGACTCCATGGGCGAGGAGCTGAACCTGTGGCAGAAGATGCGCCAGTACCCAGGCTCATGGGCAGAGGGGACACTCCAGCTCCGCTCCACCATGGCCAAGCTGAGCCCATAG
- the SRPX2 gene encoding sushi repeat-containing protein SRPX2, protein MAQEAAPILLVVLAKLVSSTWHEGSGYYAAEGHTNEVYVEEPPPEPALDYRRVPQWCATLNIHRGEATCYSPRGSSYRSSLGTRCELSCARGYRLVGPSTVQCLPSRHWSGMAYCRQIRCHGLPAVLRGSYVCSAGVQMDSRCDYTCQPGYQLEGDRRRICMEDGRWSGSEPICVDLEPPKIRCPDSRERIAEPGKLTATIYWDPPRVRDSADGVIKRVMLRGPEPGSEFPEGEHVIRYTAHDQAYNRASCKFRIRVQVRRCPVLKPPQNGYLSCTSDGNNYGATCEYLCEGGYERQGTSLRVCQSTQQWTGSQPLCAPMQINTAVNSAASLLDQFHEKRRLLVISAPDPSNRYYKMQMSMLQQAACGLDLRHVTTVELVGQPPHEVGRIREHQLSLSIIEELRQFLHLTRFHFNAVLLDKGGTDRERYISPINPDELFVFIDTYLLSEREAARRAQSGDPCE, encoded by the exons ATGGCGCAGGAGGCAGCCCCCATCCTGCTGGTGGTCCTCGCCAAGTTGGTGTCATCCACGTGGCACGAAG ggTCTGGCTACTACGCTGCTGAGGGCCACACCAATGAAGTGTATGTGGAAGAACCTCCTCCTGAGCCTGCCCTGGACTACCGCCGAG TGCCCCAATGGTGTGCCACGCTCAACATCCACCGCGGAGAGGCCACCTGCTACTCGCCCCGGGGAAGCTCCTACCGCAGCAGCCTGGGAACACGCTGCGAGCTGAGCTGCGCCCGCGGGTACCGGCTGGTGGGGCCCAGCACCGTCCAGTGCCTGCCCAGCCGCCACTGGTCTGGAATGGCGTACTGCCGGC AAATTCGGTGCCACGGGCTGCCAGCGGTGCTGCGGGGCTCCTATGTCTGCTCAGCTGGGGTACAGATGGATTCCCGCTGCGACTACACTTGCCAGCCTGGCTACCAGCTGGAGGGCGACCGGAGACGCATCTGCATGGAAGATGGGCGCTGGAGTGGCAGCGAGCCAATCTGTGTAG ATTTGGAGCCTCCTAAGATCCGCTGCCCAGACTCCCGAGAGCGGATAGCCGAGCCAGGCAAGCTGACTGCCACCATCTACTGGGACCCCCCCCGTGTGAGGGACTCTGCTGACGGTGTCATCAAGAG GGTGATGCTGCGGGGCCCAGAGCCCGGCTCTGAGTTCCCTGAAGGAGAGCATGTGATCCGCTACACCGCCCACGACCAGGCGTACAACCGAGCCAGCTGCAAGTTCCGCATCCGCGTGCAAG TGAGGCGCTGTCCTGTCCTGAAGCCCCCGCAGAATGGCTACCTGTCCTGCACCTCCGATGGCAACAACTACGGTGCCACCTGCGAGTACCTGTGCGAGGGGGGCTACGAGCGCCAGGGCACCTCGCTGAGGGTCTGCCAGTCCACCCAGCAGTGGACaggctcccagcccctctgtgcAC CCATGCAGATCAACACAGCTGTGAACTCAGCTGCCAGCTTGCTGGATCAGTTCCACGAGAAACGTCGCCTCCTTGTCATCTCGGCCCCTGACCCCTCTAACCGCTACTACAAGATGCAGATGTCCATGCTGCAG caagCCGCCTGTGGGCTGGACCTGCGTCACGTCACCACTGTTGAGCTGGTGGGGCAGCCCCCACATGAGGTGGGACGGATCCGGGAGCACCAGCTGTCCCTCAGCATCATCGAGGAGCTCAG GCAGTTCCTGCACCTCACCCGCTTCCACTTCAACGCGGTGCTGCTGGACAAGGGGGGCACTGACCGTGAGCGCTACATCTCCCCCATCAACCCTGACGAGCTCTTTGTCTTCATCGACACCTACCTGCTGAGCGAGCGGGAGGCGGCACGGCGGGCACAGAGTGGGGACCCCTGCGAGTGA
- the TSPAN6 gene encoding tetraspanin-6 has product MASPSRRLQTKPVITCLKSVLLTYTFVFWVSGIVLLAVGVWGRVSLAVYFSLLDEKATNVPFVLVGAGTVVVLLGTFGCFATCRGSTWMLKLYAMLLSLIFLIVLVAAVVGFVFRHEIKTNFESNLNLALRDYNVTADRHSEAVDTIQRTLHCCGVQNYSDWERTEYFTQRGIPQSCCKSQDDCSEEDLKDPNKAKLKVFVDGCFFLVTSTMESKMSVVAGISFGIACFQLIGIVLACCLSQYITNNQYEMV; this is encoded by the exons ATGGCGTCCCCGTCGCGGCGGCTGCAGACGAAGCCGGTGATCACCTGCCTCAAGAGCGTCCTGCTCACCTACACCTTCGTCTTCTGG gtgTCGGGTATCGTGCTGCTGGCCGTGGGCGTCTGGGGCAGGGTGAGCCTGGCCGTCTACTTCTCCCTGCTGGACGAGAAGGCCACCAACGTCCCCTTCGTCCTGGTGGGCGCCGGCACTGTTGTTGTTCTCCTGGGCACCTTTGGCTGCTTCGCCACCTGCCGTGGCAGCACCTGGATGCTCAAGCTG TACGCCATGCTCCTGTCCCTCATCTTCCTCATCGTCCTGGTGGCTGCCGTCGTGGGGTTCGTCTTCAGGCACGAG ATTAAGACAAATTTTGAGAGTAACCTCAACCTGGCCTTGAGGGACTACAACGTGACCGCAGATCGGCACAGCGAGGCTGTTGACACCATCCAGAGAACT CTGCACTGCTGTGGGGTGCAGAACTACTCGGACTGGGAGAGGACTGAGTACTTCACCCAGAGGGGcattccccagagctgctgcaaaagCCAGGATGACTGCTCGGAGGAAGATCTGAAAGACCCGAACAAAGCCAAGCTGAAAGTGTTTGTAGAT GGTTGTTTCTTCCTGGTAACATCAACGATGGAGTCAAAAATGAGTGTGGTGGCTGGAATCTCCTTTGGCATTGCCTGCTTCCAG